Below is a window of Roseivirga misakiensis DNA.
CACGTTTCAACGGCGGAGGTGACCTTGTGGCTGATTTAGCCATGTTTTTTACAGGTGTGCCATTCATAACCTATGAAACAGAGGCGAAGGTTGTTGGAGCTGAGCCAACGTCGCGCTGGACCAAACCCACTTTAGCCCTATTTAATGAAAGTATGTATTCAGATGGGCATTGTTTTGCGAGCGGCTACACGGACCTTAAAATTGGTAAGACAGTGGGGATGCCTGTTCCAGGTACTTGTAGTTTCGCAGGATGGGAAGGTCTACCAGGTGGAGGACGCTGGGGAGTTGTTCCGGTTAGTGCAAAGAATAAAGCGGGTGAATGGATGGAGAATAACCAAACAGAACCTTTGATTAAGCTGAAAAATATGCCGGGAATGATTGACCAAAATCGAGATCAACAATTGGAAAGAGCAATTGAAGAAATGCTGAAAGATATTGGTAACTAGTCCGTTTTTGATGAAATGACTTTAAGCTCTGGTGGTAGACTTTCCATCAAAGCTTTTTTTGTGACTAACCAAATAAGAGTTCACTGATAATCGCTATTCCAAACCCGTCAGCTATTCTCAGTAGGTATGAATTCTTACAAAATTGTATGCATGTAATTTTTATCTATGATTAATTTGAACATGAAATAGTCAATGATAGAAATAAATTAATTATGAAATACTTAAGGAGGTTTCTATATTTACACTGAAAGCTCAACGCTAATTAGGCTGTTTTTTAAAACAGAATTGGAGTGTTTAAACAGGAACACTTACTAAATGGTTGCTCAGGTTTTCTGAACCAAATCCTGTATCACAGTCACAGGAATTACCCCCTGACATTATTAAAAGGCTTTTAGCCCAGATTAATCTGGTGCTAGAGTTTCCCAATCCTTCTTCGTGTGGAGTTCCCGGTATATATCGGTTTCAAAGAATAATGTCACAATCAACCGAAATTCAAGATGGGGTTAATGCGCCAATACGAACCAGTCAAAAGTAGCTTAGGTTTAGTTTTTTTTAGTCTACTCTTTAATGTTGTCTCTTTTTTAACGGGCGAGAATACCGCTGCGATACCCGATAATCTACAGTTTACTGGTACAATTACTTTTGAACACGTGAAAGATGTTGGAGGAACTTTCGCCACTGATAATGCCCAGTTTTATACTTCGGAAAGTCAAGAGCATGTATTAGTCGTAGACGGGGAAAGTTTAGGGACGCGAGGTGCCGATAATAGGGTGTATAGCTATACTGAAGACGATATTGAAGCTCAAAACGACTTTGAAACCAAGATAAGGTTATCATTTTCTGAGTCAGAATTATTTGATGTTACCAGCACAAATTCAATTTACATCTACAATAATGGAAATGAGGCAGTTTTCAGTATTACGAGTAATACAGGTCAAATGGCCGGTTTAGTTTCGATACCAGGGCAGTCAGGTATTGCCGTTAATCTTACCGACAATAACACAGCAATTTCCTTTATCGATATCACTACGAACAACAACTTCTCTATTTACATTTCATCACTAGCCATAGAAAATGTTACTACGAGCAATGCACCTGCTCTCGATGTAGGCGATGCGACAATTACTTTTGCTCAAGGAGATGAACCGATACAGATTTCTCCAGCTGGCACTGTCAGTTTAGCAGATGAAACCTTATGGGACGGGGGCAGTTTGTCCGCCCAAATCTCAACCAATGCGAAACCAGGAGATTCTCTTTCGATTTTAGATGATGACGGCGACGACCTAGCTATTTCCATTGATGATACAGATTTATTGGCCAATGATGTGGTAGTGGGTAGTCTTAATGTCACCGATGGGAAGGTAGATGGCGAAAGCTTATTGTCAGTGGTCCTGAACGAAAATGCTACTAACGCAATTCTCCAAGAGATTTTACAGTCCATGAGGTTTGAAGAAGCCTACGGATTCGTTCAGGAGGAACTTCGAGAAATAACGGTAGTAGCTACAAATGGCGAAGGGATAGAAATCAAAAGATTTAAGAAAGTTGAATTGAATAGCTATCCTACATTTGACGGATGTCCTATGGGAGAGTTAATATGCCCTGACTTCTCACCCACTAGTGGGGCAAGTAGTATTGTTGACATTAACGGAACTACCGTACTTGGTTTGTCAGACCTAACAGGAGGATTTACAGCTCCAGAAGGGAGTTATTTTAAAGTTGAAAAGTTTAATGGTGAATTATTAATTAATGATAAGGCTGTTGTCAAAGATCAAAACGACAGCATTAGCTCAATCGATGTTGCCAAGTTTACACCAAATCGGGGAAGTGGCCAATACAATATTATTTATGGCACTTTGTACTTTCTGACAAGTCCGGATACATACTTCGAAGTTCCAGCACCTGCTCGGGTTTTTGCGGATGTAGATAATACAGTTTTGTCGCCGACTTTCACTCATGCTGGAAACCAAACTGTCGATCAAAATGCTGGTGCTACTACTAAATTGAATTTCATTACATCCATTGATGATGGTGATCTACTTTCGGATCAAGAAGTGACATTTTTAATCACTGAAAATGATAACACAGATTTATTTAGTTCGGTACCTGCCATTTCCAATAGTGGAATTCTAACCTATACTCCAAAATCAGACACTTACGGAAAGGCTAATTTAACCGTAACCATGTCTAACGAAGATGATCAAACGTCCACACAAGATTTTACGATTTATGTAACGCCAACGGGCTTATTAATAAATGAAATACAACCCAAGGCAAGTGCTGATTTTGAGTTTGTGGAGATCTTTAATAATAGTAACGAAACCCAAAATTTAAGTGGTTTAGTGTTGGTTTTATTCAATGGGTCCAATGATTTGGCTTATAAAGATATCGGACTTGAAGGCACCCTCGTTGGTAGCGATTATTTAGTAATTGGTGGCGAGCAAGTACCTAATTTAGATGAAGACTGGGGGAGTACTTCGTTTCAAAATGGTACTGACGCCGTAGCCTTGTATGTTGGTTCAACTTCGGATTTCAATACATCGTCACCGCCAAGTTTAGATGGGTTGGTAGACGTGATTGTTTATGGTGACTCAGATGGCGAAACTTTGAGAGCCTCCTTTGGTAATGCAGCCCTCAGAGCTCCAGGGGACGATAGTAACTCACTTTCTCGTACAGTAGATGATTCCAATGTTTTTGTGGTACAACCAGAAACACCGGGAGAATCAAATATTAATCAGGCTATAACGCTTACAATTAGTGGTCTTACAGGTCTAAATAAGGTTTATGATCGGAATACTGCGACACAAGCTGAGGGAACAGCTGAGCTGTCAGGTATAGAAGAAGGAGATGATGTTTCATTAGGCGGAACTCCTGAATTCAATTTTAGCACCTCAGATGTTGGAACGAATCTCGAAATATTAGTTACAGGATATTTACTTGAAGGGGCGGATAAAGATAAATATGAACTCTCTTTACCAACATTGACCGGAAATATCACGCCTAAAGAATTAACGGTTAGTGTGACGGCTAATAATAAGGTTTATGATAAGACGACGACTGGTACAGTAGGATCAGCTGGTTTATCAGGTATTGAAAGTGGCGATGTAGTAACGATTGATGGTAGTCCGAGTGCATTTGCCTTTGGAAGCGATGATGTTGGTTCTGGTGTTACTGTCACTGCTACAGGTACCTATACCTTAACAGGTACAGATGCTGGTAACTATACATTGTCGCAACCTACACTTTCAGCAGACATTACGCCTAAAGAATTAACGATCAATGTAACGGCTAATAATAAGACTTATGATAAGACGACGACTGGGACAGTAGGTTCAGCTAGTTTATCAGGCGTAGAAATTGGCGATGTAGTAACGATAGATGGTAGTCCAAGTGCATTTGCCTTTGCAAGCGATGATGTTGGGACTGGCATTGCGTTTACAGCCACAGGCAACTATACAATTACAGGCACAGATGCTGGTAACTACACGGTATCACAGCCGAGTGGCTTATCGGCCGACATTACTGCTAAAGGCTTAACAGTTGATGTCACAGCCAATAACAAGACTTATGATAAGACGGCTGCTGCGACCGTAGGTTCAGCTAGTTTATCAGGTGTAGAAAGCGGAGATGTAGTGACGATAGATGTTAGCCCAAGTGCATTTGCCTTTGTGAGCGATGATGTTGGGACTGGTATTGCAGTTACAGCCACAGGGAACTATACAATTACAGGTACAGATGCCGGTAATTATACGGTATCGCAACCTACACTTTCAGCAGACATTACCGCTAAAGGCTTAACAGTTGATGTAACAGCGAATAACAAGACTTATGACAAGACGACGGCTGCGACGGTAGGTTCAGCTAGTTTATCAGGCGTAGAAATTGGCGATGGAGTGACGATAGATGTTAGCCCAAGTGCATTTGCCTTTGTTAGCGATGATGTTGGGACTGATATTGTGGTTACAGCCACAGGGAACTATACAATAACAGGTACTGATGTTGGTAATTATACACTATCGCAACCTACACTTTCAGCAGACATTACCGCAAAAGGCTTAACAGTTGATGTCACAGCGAATAGCAAGACTTATGACAAGACGACGGCTGCGACGGTAGGATCAGCTAGTTTATCAGGCGTAGAAATTGGCGATGTAGTGACGATAGATGTTAGCCCAAGTGCATTTGCCTTTGTTAGCGATGATGTTGGGACTGATATTGTGGTTACAGCCACAGGTACTTACACTTTAACAGGCACAGATGCTGGTAATTATACCTTGACACAGCCAAGTGGCTTATCGGCAGATATTACAGCTAAAGGCTTAACAGTTGATGTCACAGCTAATAATAAGACTTACGATAAGACAACGATTGCGACCGTAGGTTCAGCTAGTTTATCAGGTATAGAGAGCGGCGATGTAGTGACGATAGATGGTAGTCCAAGTGCATTTGCCTTTGCAAGCGATGATGTTGGGACTGGTATCGCCGTTATAGCAACAGGTACCTACACTATCACAGGCGCAGATGTCAATAATTATTCTGTCACTCAACCTTCAGGACTGTCTGCGGATATCACGCCGAAAGTCTTGTCAGTAATCGCTCAAGCAGACAATAAAACTTATGATGGTGATGTAACCGCTACGGTAAGTTCGGCAAGCTTAAATACCGATGAAGAGGTCATTGAAAATGATGACGTGTCAATTGATGAAAGTCCGAGCGCTTACGCATTTGTAGACTCAGATGCAGGCAGTGGGAAATCGGTCGTCATAGTGGAGGGAGAATTTACCCTGAGTGGAAACGATGCTCACAATTATATGGTCACTCAGCCTGATAATCTTAGCGCAGATATTATTCCAAAGGGATTGACACTAATCGTAACAGTCAATGATAAAGTGTACGATGGAGAATTGTCGACAACTGTTGATCAAGCTTCGATAGAAGGCCTAATCGAGGGCGATCTTGTCACTTTGTCGGCACCGAATACTTTGGATTTCGTAGATCCCAGTGTTGGAAATGATAAAACTGTGGTGGTAGATGAGCTCTTCTCAATCGAAGGTGCTGCTGCTTCCAATTATTTTATAGATGATAGCCAATCAGAAGGAAGCATACTCCCTAAAGAATTGTCGATTACGGGTCTTGTAGGTATTGATAAAACCTATGATGGTAGCACTGCTGCAAGTACGAATGGGATAGCAAATTTAACAGGGCTTGTTGGGGAAGATGAAGTCGTTTTAGATGGAAATCCGACTTTTATATTTACGAGTGCAAATGTTGCTGATAATATCACGATCACTACTTCTGGATATGCGATATCAGGAGCTGAAGCAGGTAATTACACCATTATTCAACCAATACTCTCGGCAGATATTTCGGCCAAGGCTTTAGTGATAGTTGGAATTACAGGTGATAATAAAGTCTATGATGGAGGTACTTCGGCCTCAATTAGCGGCTCAGCGGCATTAACAGGTTCGGTAACGGGTGATGACATCAGTATAAGTGGAATGCCAGAATTTACCTTTGAGAACAAGAATGTCGGAACAGGCATTGCTGTCACAGCAACAGGCGACTATACTTTAACAGGCGCAGATGCTAATAACTACACGGTGTTGCGGCCTACACTCACGGCAGACATTATAGCGAAAGAATTAACGATTAGTGTAGCAGCTAATAATAAGACTTACGATAAGACGACATCCGCGACCGTAGGATCAGCTAGTTTATCAGGTATAGAGGGTGGCGATGTAGTAACGATAGATGGTAGTCCAAGTGCATTTGCTTTTGCAAGCGATGATGTTGGGACTGGCATTGTAGTTACGGCCACAGGTACTTACACTTTAACAGGCACAGATGCTGGTAACTACACGGTATCACAGCCTACACTTTCAGCAGACATTACAGCGAAGACTCTGACAGTGACTGGTCTAACCGGAGACAATAAAATCTTTGATGGTAATACAACAGCTAGTGCTAGCGGTACCGCAGTCTTGAATGGTGTTATCGGTGCAGATGATGTAATCTTAGATGGTGTCCCTGTCTATACCTTTGTTAGCTCAAGTGTTGGAACAGGAATTGTGATCAATACATCGGGTTATTTCCTCATTGGATCTGATGCGGGTAACTACACAGTAACCCAGCCAACGCTTTCTGGTGATATTACAGAACCAACGGTAGCCTTTGCATTAACCACTAGTAATCAATCGGAATCGGCAAGCACAGCGAATATAAACGTTGCTTTATCTTCAGTGACAGCTGCTGCCGTTACTGTGAATTACACAGTTTCTGGAACAGCTACAGGGTCAGGCACAGACTATACCTTGGCCGATGGTACCCTAACAATCAATCCTAATAGTAGCTCAGAGGATATCTCAATAAGTATAATTGATGACTTATTAGATGAGTTTGACGAGACAGTGGTTGTGACCTTAAATAATCCAACTGGAGCAACCTTAGGTAGCAATACGGTACATACTTACACAATCAACGATAATGACGATGCGCCAACTGTTCAGTTTGATATTGCTACAGATGGTCAGTCAGAAAATGAAGAAGCTCAAGACCTGCCTATATCGATAAGTGCAGAGAGCGGTAAAACAGTAACAGTTGACTATGCAGTTACAGGAACAGCAACAGGTAGTGGGACGGATTATACCCTTGCCGATGGTACATTTACTTTCAATGCAGGAGACGTAGGCCGAACATTTTTCTTGACAGGTATTGTTAATGATCTATTGGACGAAGACGATGAGACCATTATCATCACCCTTTCCAATCCAAGCAATGCAACGCTAGGTGGTCAGCAAACTTTGACTTACACGATTCAGGACGATGATGCATCACCAACAGTAATACTTTCAGTTGGAGATAATACGATTGATGAAGCCTCTGGAACAAGTAACATCACGGCTACATTATCGGCGATATCGGGTCGCGATGTTACCGTGAACCTAGGCTACACAGGTACTGCTACGAATGGCACTGATTATAACAGCACAGCCAGTACGTCGATTACAATTCCAGCAGGACAATCTTCGGCAAATGCAGCCATAGGTCTTACGGCCACTCAGGATACCGATGGAGAAGGTAATGAGACAATTATTATCGAAATAACCTCAGTTGTTAATGGTACCGAAGATGGTATTCAGCAACAGACCATCACTTTAGTAGATGATGATGACATCACTGCACCAAGTGGTTACAGCGTAACGATGGATGATGAACTGATTGGAGGAGCAGAAACGGCAACTAGCACTTTCACCTTCGTAGGAGCAGAAGTAGGAGCCAACTATAACTATACGGTGAGTTCAGATGGTGGTGGAAATGATGTGACTGGCACAGGAACAATTGCAACGGCAACTGATCAAATAACGCTTGCGGACCTGTCAGGCTTGGTTGATGGCACATTGACCTTAACAGTAGCCCTAACCGATCCATCAGGGAATATTGGGACGGCAGTAACGAGTAGTACAACATCAAAAGATACAACGGCTCCAAATGCTCCAATGGTGAACAGTATAACTACCGATAGTGGCAGCAACGGCACAGACCAAATCACTAATGACAATACGCCAGATGTAAATGGCACAGCAGAAGCCAATGCCATGGTAGAAGTCTTTGTAGATGGAAGTAGTGTCGGTACAACAAGCGCTGATATGGATGGAAACTGGACAATGGCCTATAATGGCAATGACCCAATAACTGATGGAGAGTTAGTGATCACGGCTACGGCCACTGATGAGGCAGGAAACCAGAGTTCTGAAAGTAGTGCTTTGAACGTAATTATCGACACTACTGCCCCTACCGCACCAATGGTGATTAGTATAAGCACAGATAGTGGGGCGAATGGAGCTGATCAAATTACCAACGATAATACCTTATACATTAATGGTATAGCAGAGGGTGATGCCACTGTAGAAGTACTCATAGATGGAATAAGCATTGGTCATACCACAGCAGATAGCAATGGAAACTTCAGTTTCGATCATACTGGTACTGAACTGAGTGATGCGAGTTACAGTCTGACAGCCAAGGCTACGGATATAGCAGGTAATGAAAGTGCGGAAAGCACCGAGTTTGATCTAACCATAGATACTGCGTCGCCAGAGGTGATTTCCATTGTTAGAAAAGAGGCAGATCAGCTAAGGACGGGAGCTGAAGAGGCGAATTTTACAGTGATATTTTCTGAGATAATAATTGACGTAGATATAGCTGACTTCGCGATTACGCTATCAGGGACGACAGGCGTTATCAACACAGTTACCGCTATTGACGGTAAAACTTATGAGGTCAATGTGAATGGTATTTCAGGTGAAGGTACTATTGGTATAGAGGTTGTTGATGACGATAGTATTCTAGACGAGGTCGGTAATCCTTTGGGTGGAATAGGTGCCGACAATGGAAACTTCACAGCAGGCGAGATTTATACCACCAATTTCGCACCAATTGATATAATAGATTTAGGGTGTTTTGTAGAAAATAATTCGATTGGAGATGTTGTAAGAGAACTAATTAGTGTAGATCGTGATACAGATGATCACCATGTATATTCCCTTGTCGAGGGAATAGGGGATGCCGATAATGCAAGTTTCACAATTGACGGTAACCAGTTAAAGGCAGCTGAAATATTTGACTTTGAAACCGCAAACAGTTACTCCATAAGAGTGAAAACGGATGATGGCTTTGGAGGGGTATTTGAAAAAGCCCTGACAATTGACATTGGAAACGAATTGGAACCATCGATAACTATAGCAGAAACAGAAACTGCTTTTGATGTTTCGGCACTTGGCTTAAGTCAAGAAAGAACGATTAATGTCACTAATAATGGCGAGGTATTGGTTCAGGTTACTACAGCGGTAACTTCAAATAACTTCAATGCATCTCCTTCAATATTCGACATTGAGGTTGGCGAAACAGTTCAAATAACAATTTCTTTCGTACCGACTGAAGCGAGAACATACAACGAAAGTTTCACTTTTATTTATGAGGGAGGCGAAGTAAATCATCCTGTCAGTGGGGAGGGTGCTGTTATTACGTCAGTTGACCAAAAGATAGATCCGGCAAGTATTTCTGTTTATCCTAACCCAGCGGATAAGTTGCTTACAATTGACTTATCAAAATTAGCAGTTAGCCAAATTGATGTTGAAATAGTCAATACGGTAGGGTTGAAGATAATAAGTATGAGCACTTCAACTGATGAAGTAATTCAACTCGATATTTCAAGCTACAAGTCGGGTGTCTATATACTGCAATTCAACAATGGTGTCTCAATGGCAAGAAAGAAAATAGTGATTAAACGATAGCCCCTAGTAAGATGAAAATTCAACAAAAGATATCCCTGATAGCGATTTTATTGATCACTTTTTTGTGGTCATGTTCGAGCGATGACCCTAATGCAAAAGAAATAGCATTCGAAAAACTTGAGGGTGATTGGAGTTTGGATGAGAGTGGAATCATTGAACTTGACGGTACCGATATAAGCCTGAATTACAGCGATTTTTCCTTGTCTTTTGCTGATGGTACCTATGAAACTATCAATGGTGGAGATCTCTTTAACGCGAGTGGTACATGGGAATGGATAGGTGATGATGGAACAACTTTGCTCTTAGATACTGGCGAAGGAGTATCTATACTCACTTTAACAGAAAGCGTATTCAGGTTCTCATTCTTTCACCAAGGCAGTACACGAACAGGACTTCGAGGTAGTTATATAGTGCAAGTGGGAAAATAACTTGAGTCAGTCATTCTTTTCATATCCGCTGGTATTTATTACCGATGATATCTAGTTTTGGGTATGAGAAAGTTATTAGTAATAGCAGTTATACTTTTTGGATTTTCTGGCTTACAACAAGTAAAAGGTCAAGAAATTGGTGTCCGATTCGGCAATGGTCTTGTTAGCGATGTAGCTTTTGATGCCGTTTTTTCTTTTGGTCAGTTTAGTAGAATTCATTCCAATGTAGCATTTGGCAACGATCAGGTAGGTGTTAGTGCATTATTGGACTTTATTTATCGCCCATTGGGGGAAGAAGGCTTTAGCTGGTATACTGGAGCTGGCCCATATGTAGCATTGGGTGGTGATTTCCAATTAGGAGCCGCTGGTGAAATAGGACTAGAATATCAATTTGGCCAAGTGCCTCTATCTTTAAGTTTGGACTGGCGACCAGCATTTAGACTTGTCGATGATACGGACTTCAGCGTAGATGGTTTTGGATTTAACCTGAGGTACGTCTTCAAAAGTAAAGAGCGAGACTAGCCGAAGCAATTTAGTTTTTGATGAGTCTTTTGTTTCTCAATAGAACCACAAATGACGTAAAGATCATGGCGATCGATAGGTAGAGAAACCCACTTTTAATAGAGGTAGCATCTATAAGTGGCTGGAAAAAAAGCGGAGATGCAAACTGTCCAAGAAAAATAAAGGTCGTTAACAAACCAAGCACCTTCCCTCTAATTTCGGGAGAAGCCATAGTAACTAGGCATAAATTTGAGTTCGGCATCAGTAATCCCGCACCCAGGCCAGAAATTAATAGTCCGGGAAATGTCATCGCGTAACTATTTGCAGTGGAGATTAATAGATAGCCTATTCCCATGAACAGAAAAGTCAATGCATAGATTTGATAGTGAGTGAATCTTCTTTTTAGCTTTGGGTATTGGAAAGATGTGACACCGCCTACGAGCATGACCGTGGCAATGGCAAAGCCGGTTTCTTTACTGCCCACACTTGAAATCTCTTGCATTAAAAAGGGTGTTTGAACGGGCATGAGATAGAAAGTAATCATTCCAATAAAGGAAATGATGAAAATCGTCCAGGCGAGCTTTGGAATACTTGTCTTATCCTGATTTTTTGAAATATTAGCTGTTCTAATCGGCTCTTTTAAGAAAAGTAAGACCATTGGCACAGCAACTAAGGCCAGTAGATAAATTGCGAACGGATATCGCCAACTGATATCGGCTAGAACTCCACCCAATGAAATGAACAATGTGCCAGACAATGCCATGATACCTGCTTGAGTGCCGATAAACTGTTGTCTTTCGTCCCCTTCGAAATAATCGCCTATTAGCGCGACTGCTGTGGTCATAATCCCACCTACGGCAACTCCTAGAAAAACCCTTCCAATAATTATTTCAATTAATGTATTAAGGTACAACCCAGAACTGCCAGCCGCAGCGTACAAGAATAGCATAGAGGCCAAAAGCTTGATACGACCAAATTTGTCAATAAACCAGCCAGAAATAGGGGATGTTAATGCAATGAATAGACCTGGAATAGTCAAGACAAGCTTTACCAGCGTCTCCGCACTTGGATTATTTGGAAATGCGTTAGTCATTTCTGGTAATGACGGGGCAATTGTGGCCCCAGCCATCACGGTCATCA
It encodes the following:
- a CDS encoding YDG domain-containing protein, yielding MRQYEPVKSSLGLVFFSLLFNVVSFLTGENTAAIPDNLQFTGTITFEHVKDVGGTFATDNAQFYTSESQEHVLVVDGESLGTRGADNRVYSYTEDDIEAQNDFETKIRLSFSESELFDVTSTNSIYIYNNGNEAVFSITSNTGQMAGLVSIPGQSGIAVNLTDNNTAISFIDITTNNNFSIYISSLAIENVTTSNAPALDVGDATITFAQGDEPIQISPAGTVSLADETLWDGGSLSAQISTNAKPGDSLSILDDDGDDLAISIDDTDLLANDVVVGSLNVTDGKVDGESLLSVVLNENATNAILQEILQSMRFEEAYGFVQEELREITVVATNGEGIEIKRFKKVELNSYPTFDGCPMGELICPDFSPTSGASSIVDINGTTVLGLSDLTGGFTAPEGSYFKVEKFNGELLINDKAVVKDQNDSISSIDVAKFTPNRGSGQYNIIYGTLYFLTSPDTYFEVPAPARVFADVDNTVLSPTFTHAGNQTVDQNAGATTKLNFITSIDDGDLLSDQEVTFLITENDNTDLFSSVPAISNSGILTYTPKSDTYGKANLTVTMSNEDDQTSTQDFTIYVTPTGLLINEIQPKASADFEFVEIFNNSNETQNLSGLVLVLFNGSNDLAYKDIGLEGTLVGSDYLVIGGEQVPNLDEDWGSTSFQNGTDAVALYVGSTSDFNTSSPPSLDGLVDVIVYGDSDGETLRASFGNAALRAPGDDSNSLSRTVDDSNVFVVQPETPGESNINQAITLTISGLTGLNKVYDRNTATQAEGTAELSGIEEGDDVSLGGTPEFNFSTSDVGTNLEILVTGYLLEGADKDKYELSLPTLTGNITPKELTVSVTANNKVYDKTTTGTVGSAGLSGIESGDVVTIDGSPSAFAFGSDDVGSGVTVTATGTYTLTGTDAGNYTLSQPTLSADITPKELTINVTANNKTYDKTTTGTVGSASLSGVEIGDVVTIDGSPSAFAFASDDVGTGIAFTATGNYTITGTDAGNYTVSQPSGLSADITAKGLTVDVTANNKTYDKTAAATVGSASLSGVESGDVVTIDVSPSAFAFVSDDVGTGIAVTATGNYTITGTDAGNYTVSQPTLSADITAKGLTVDVTANNKTYDKTTAATVGSASLSGVEIGDGVTIDVSPSAFAFVSDDVGTDIVVTATGNYTITGTDVGNYTLSQPTLSADITAKGLTVDVTANSKTYDKTTAATVGSASLSGVEIGDVVTIDVSPSAFAFVSDDVGTDIVVTATGTYTLTGTDAGNYTLTQPSGLSADITAKGLTVDVTANNKTYDKTTIATVGSASLSGIESGDVVTIDGSPSAFAFASDDVGTGIAVIATGTYTITGADVNNYSVTQPSGLSADITPKVLSVIAQADNKTYDGDVTATVSSASLNTDEEVIENDDVSIDESPSAYAFVDSDAGSGKSVVIVEGEFTLSGNDAHNYMVTQPDNLSADIIPKGLTLIVTVNDKVYDGELSTTVDQASIEGLIEGDLVTLSAPNTLDFVDPSVGNDKTVVVDELFSIEGAAASNYFIDDSQSEGSILPKELSITGLVGIDKTYDGSTAASTNGIANLTGLVGEDEVVLDGNPTFIFTSANVADNITITTSGYAISGAEAGNYTIIQPILSADISAKALVIVGITGDNKVYDGGTSASISGSAALTGSVTGDDISISGMPEFTFENKNVGTGIAVTATGDYTLTGADANNYTVLRPTLTADIIAKELTISVAANNKTYDKTTSATVGSASLSGIEGGDVVTIDGSPSAFAFASDDVGTGIVVTATGTYTLTGTDAGNYTVSQPTLSADITAKTLTVTGLTGDNKIFDGNTTASASGTAVLNGVIGADDVILDGVPVYTFVSSSVGTGIVINTSGYFLIGSDAGNYTVTQPTLSGDITEPTVAFALTTSNQSESASTANINVALSSVTAAAVTVNYTVSGTATGSGTDYTLADGTLTINPNSSSEDISISIIDDLLDEFDETVVVTLNNPTGATLGSNTVHTYTINDNDDAPTVQFDIATDGQSENEEAQDLPISISAESGKTVTVDYAVTGTATGSGTDYTLADGTFTFNAGDVGRTFFLTGIVNDLLDEDDETIIITLSNPSNATLGGQQTLTYTIQDDDASPTVILSVGDNTIDEASGTSNITATLSAISGRDVTVNLGYTGTATNGTDYNSTASTSITIPAGQSSANAAIGLTATQDTDGEGNETIIIEITSVVNGTEDGIQQQTITLVDDDDITAPSGYSVTMDDELIGGAETATSTFTFVGAEVGANYNYTVSSDGGGNDVTGTGTIATATDQITLADLSGLVDGTLTLTVALTDPSGNIGTAVTSSTTSKDTTAPNAPMVNSITTDSGSNGTDQITNDNTPDVNGTAEANAMVEVFVDGSSVGTTSADMDGNWTMAYNGNDPITDGELVITATATDEAGNQSSESSALNVIIDTTAPTAPMVISISTDSGANGADQITNDNTLYINGIAEGDATVEVLIDGISIGHTTADSNGNFSFDHTGTELSDASYSLTAKATDIAGNESAESTEFDLTIDTASPEVISIVRKEADQLRTGAEEANFTVIFSEIIIDVDIADFAITLSGTTGVINTVTAIDGKTYEVNVNGISGEGTIGIEVVDDDSILDEVGNPLGGIGADNGNFTAGEIYTTNFAPIDIIDLGCFVENNSIGDVVRELISVDRDTDDHHVYSLVEGIGDADNASFTIDGNQLKAAEIFDFETANSYSIRVKTDDGFGGVFEKALTIDIGNELEPSITIAETETAFDVSALGLSQERTINVTNNGEVLVQVTTAVTSNNFNASPSIFDIEVGETVQITISFVPTEARTYNESFTFIYEGGEVNHPVSGEGAVITSVDQKIDPASISVYPNPADKLLTIDLSKLAVSQIDVEIVNTVGLKIISMSTSTDEVIQLDISSYKSGVYILQFNNGVSMARKKIVIKR
- a CDS encoding outer membrane insertion C- signal — encoded protein: MRKLLVIAVILFGFSGLQQVKGQEIGVRFGNGLVSDVAFDAVFSFGQFSRIHSNVAFGNDQVGVSALLDFIYRPLGEEGFSWYTGAGPYVALGGDFQLGAAGEIGLEYQFGQVPLSLSLDWRPAFRLVDDTDFSVDGFGFNLRYVFKSKERD
- a CDS encoding MFS transporter; amino-acid sequence: MKNTALVKSTILFCSMMTVMAGATIAPSLPEMTNAFPNNPSAETLVKLVLTIPGLFIALTSPISGWFIDKFGRIKLLASMLFLYAAAGSSGLYLNTLIEIIIGRVFLGVAVGGIMTTAVALIGDYFEGDERQQFIGTQAGIMALSGTLFISLGGVLADISWRYPFAIYLLALVAVPMVLLFLKEPIRTANISKNQDKTSIPKLAWTIFIISFIGMITFYLMPVQTPFLMQEISSVGSKETGFAIATVMLVGGVTSFQYPKLKRRFTHYQIYALTFLFMGIGYLLISTANSYAMTFPGLLISGLGAGLLMPNSNLCLVTMASPEIRGKVLGLLTTFIFLGQFASPLFFQPLIDATSIKSGFLYLSIAMIFTSFVVLLRNKRLIKN